In the genome of Carnobacterium viridans, one region contains:
- the rpsG gene encoding 30S ribosomal protein S7 — protein sequence MPRKGPITKRDVLPDPLYNSKLVTRLINRIMVDGKRGKAATILYNAFDMIKEQTGNEPIEVFEQAMKNIMPVLEVKARRVGGSNYQVPIEVRPERRTALALRWLVSYSRLRGEDTMEQRLAKEIMDAANNTGAAVKKREDTHKMAEANKAFAHYRW from the coding sequence ATGCCTCGTAAAGGTCCTATTACTAAACGTGATGTTTTACCTGATCCACTTTATAATTCTAAACTTGTAACTCGTTTGATCAACCGTATCATGGTTGACGGAAAACGTGGGAAAGCTGCTACAATTCTTTATAATGCATTTGACATGATTAAAGAACAAACTGGCAACGAACCTATTGAAGTATTTGAACAAGCAATGAAAAATATCATGCCTGTTCTTGAAGTTAAAGCTCGCCGTGTTGGGGGTTCTAACTACCAAGTTCCAATCGAAGTTCGTCCAGAACGTCGTACGGCTCTTGCTCTTCGTTGGTTAGTAAGCTACTCACGTCTACGTGGAGAAGATACTATGGAACAACGTCTTGCTAAAGAAATCATGGATGCTGCTAACAATACTGGAGCAGCAGTTAAAAAACGTGAAGACACTCATAAAATGGCTGAAGCAAATAAAGCTTTTGCTCACTACCGTTGGTAA
- the rpsL gene encoding 30S ribosomal protein S12: MPTINQLVRKPRKSKIEKSESPALNRGYNSKRKKQTTVNSPQKRGVCTRVGTMTPKKPNSALRKYARVRLSNLIEVTAYIPGEGHNLQEHSVVLLRGGRVKDLPGVRYHIVRGALDTAGVADRKQSRSKYGTKRPK, encoded by the coding sequence ATGCCTACTATTAATCAATTAGTACGTAAACCTCGTAAATCAAAAATTGAAAAGTCTGAATCTCCGGCTTTAAACAGAGGTTACAACAGCAAAAGAAAAAAACAAACAACAGTAAACTCACCTCAAAAACGTGGTGTTTGTACTCGTGTGGGAACTATGACTCCTAAAAAACCTAACTCAGCGTTACGTAAATATGCACGTGTTCGTTTGTCTAACTTAATTGAAGTAACTGCTTATATCCCAGGTGAAGGTCACAACTTGCAAGAACATAGTGTGGTTCTTTTACGTGGAGGACGAGTGAAAGATTTACCAGGAGTTCGTTACCACATCGTTCGTGGAGCTTTAGATACTGCCGGTGTTGCAGATCGTAAACAAAGCCGTTCTAAATACGGAACTAAACGCCCTAAATAA
- a CDS encoding prepilin peptidase codes for MLISSLSLLIWFTGCCLGSFFMVIGSRVPIHQSIVFPRSHCTNCHHTLSIFELIPILSYLIQKGRCRDCQQKISVFYPLVELFMGFVFLFIFFTHLSFPAEGVFITGIVAFGLIFIISDSYYQLLPNNLMSLFFLWIFLGRLIIHPYPISFYLFSGLGFFSFFYLVYHFSSTPIGGGDVKLLGIIALLLGYHSSIVALLFASLSAILVYLPLMFSKKISYHHPIPFAPFIFLGTFIAYCL; via the coding sequence ATGCTGATAAGTAGCTTGTCTTTATTGATTTGGTTTACAGGGTGTTGTTTGGGCTCATTCTTTATGGTCATAGGATCGAGGGTGCCTATCCATCAATCCATTGTTTTTCCTCGTTCTCATTGTACAAATTGTCATCATACCTTATCGATTTTTGAATTGATTCCTATTTTATCTTACCTTATCCAAAAAGGAAGATGCCGTGATTGCCAACAAAAAATTTCTGTTTTTTATCCATTAGTAGAGCTTTTCATGGGATTTGTTTTCCTATTTATCTTTTTTACTCATCTATCTTTTCCAGCAGAAGGGGTATTCATTACAGGAATTGTTGCTTTCGGTCTCATCTTTATTATTTCTGATAGTTATTACCAACTTCTACCAAATAACTTGATGAGTCTGTTTTTTTTATGGATCTTTTTAGGTCGGTTGATTATTCACCCCTACCCGATTAGTTTTTATCTCTTTAGCGGATTAGGGTTTTTCAGTTTCTTTTACTTGGTTTATCACTTCTCTTCCACTCCTATAGGTGGTGGAGATGTGAAATTATTAGGAATCATTGCTTTATTACTGGGCTATCACTCAAGTATAGTTGCCCTTCTTTTCGCCTCTTTATCTGCTATTCTTGTGTACCTTCCCTTAATGTTCAGTAAAAAAATTTCTTATCACCATCCGATTCCATTTGCTCCCTTTATTTTTTTAGGAACTTTCATCGCTTACTGCTTGTAG
- a CDS encoding NAD-dependent succinate-semialdehyde dehydrogenase yields the protein MANTQAKLPKIQTGLYINGQWVEGSLEKKAVNNPATKEELIQVSQGGETETLKAIQAAKEAFPKWSGMELADRVKLIHAIADKIEEKADQLALIMTLEQGKPVKEAKGEILTNIQNLHWNAEEARRIYGETIPAPNQHKYEVKKQPVGVVGAITPWNFPSNMIVRKIAPAIAAGCTVILKPASSTPLSPIAIFEIFHEVGLPAGVANLVIGPSKEIGKTLTDSDDVRKLTFTGSTEVGKMLYEQSAQTMKKISFELGGHAPFIIFDDADIDQAVDGLVAMKFRNNGQACTSPNRIFVSKAVKKEFIEKLEVAVGEVTVGNGLTDVMVGPLINEEAIETIQAQVDDAKAKGATVLAGGERLTEGDYANGYFYMPTILDGVTTQMIIFYEETFGPVIPLIDFDDEEEVIKMANDSIFGLASYFFTSDLKRAEKVSEALEYGLVGVNNTAISTSEAPFGGVKHSGVGRENGSYGIQEFLEVKFVHTKYLD from the coding sequence GTGGCAAACACACAAGCAAAATTACCAAAAATTCAAACGGGACTTTACATCAACGGGCAATGGGTCGAAGGATCGTTAGAAAAAAAAGCGGTCAACAATCCAGCTACTAAAGAAGAACTGATACAAGTGTCTCAAGGTGGAGAAACAGAAACATTAAAAGCGATTCAAGCAGCTAAAGAAGCTTTTCCAAAATGGTCAGGTATGGAACTGGCGGATCGTGTAAAACTTATCCATGCAATTGCCGATAAGATTGAAGAAAAAGCAGATCAATTAGCCTTGATTATGACTCTAGAACAAGGGAAACCAGTAAAAGAAGCTAAAGGAGAAATCCTGACAAATATTCAAAATCTACATTGGAATGCAGAAGAAGCGCGACGCATTTATGGAGAAACAATCCCTGCTCCTAATCAACACAAATATGAAGTGAAAAAACAACCGGTTGGCGTCGTTGGAGCAATCACTCCATGGAACTTTCCGTCAAATATGATTGTACGGAAAATCGCTCCGGCTATTGCAGCAGGCTGTACCGTCATTTTAAAACCTGCAAGCAGTACCCCTTTATCACCTATTGCAATTTTTGAAATTTTCCATGAAGTTGGCTTACCAGCAGGAGTAGCCAATCTCGTTATCGGACCATCAAAAGAAATTGGAAAGACACTAACCGATAGTGATGATGTAAGGAAACTAACTTTCACAGGCTCAACTGAAGTTGGGAAAATGCTCTATGAACAATCTGCTCAAACAATGAAGAAAATTTCGTTTGAATTAGGAGGGCATGCTCCGTTTATCATTTTTGATGATGCGGATATCGATCAAGCGGTAGATGGGCTTGTTGCTATGAAATTTAGAAATAATGGGCAAGCGTGTACATCTCCGAACCGTATTTTTGTGAGTAAAGCCGTAAAAAAAGAGTTTATTGAAAAATTAGAAGTGGCCGTTGGAGAGGTAACAGTCGGTAATGGTTTAACGGATGTCATGGTAGGACCGCTTATCAATGAAGAAGCGATCGAAACAATCCAAGCTCAAGTCGATGATGCAAAAGCTAAAGGAGCTACTGTGCTTGCAGGAGGCGAAAGACTCACTGAGGGAGACTACGCTAATGGCTACTTTTATATGCCGACGATCTTAGATGGTGTGACTACCCAGATGATTATTTTCTATGAAGAAACGTTCGGTCCGGTGATTCCGTTGATTGATTTTGACGATGAGGAAGAAGTTATCAAAATGGCGAATGATAGCATCTTTGGTTTAGCTTCTTACTTCTTTACATCGGATTTAAAACGAGCTGAAAAAGTCAGTGAAGCTTTAGAATATGGTTTAGTCGGTGTTAATAACACAGCTATTTCGACTTCTGAGGCACCATTTGGTGGAGTGAAACACTCAGGAGTTGGTCGTGAAAATGGAAGTTATGGAATACAAGAATTTTTAGAAGTGAAATTTGTTCATACAAAGTATTTAGATTAA